The Chionomys nivalis chromosome 20, mChiNiv1.1, whole genome shotgun sequence genome includes a region encoding these proteins:
- the Cist1 gene encoding uncharacterized LOC729966 homolog yields the protein MAGSGLLPLALAVLLLVRPRDSSVVLVVTGVAFSAFWETEGTESPATSPESTTVSFTSSAEFKTVSSTSSAESTSVSSTSSSESTSVSSNSLNLEVTSTPDSSSGSTGANSGSASPEPETASLPSSGFPGSEPTTISQFTSLLPQGSPTVSSPSQDADSLWIPTAHRNPGVVIAVCLLVSVLLVGSVLTAVRHCNRDAAAFQNLDTVSMGSVSQRLPFADHLQS from the exons ATGGCGGGTTCCGGGCTACTGCCGCTGGCGCTGGCCGTGCTGCTGCTAGTGAGACCCAGAGACTCCTCTGTCGTCCTTGTAGTCACAG gtgTTGCCTTTTCAGCATTCtgggaaacagaaggaacagaatCACCTGCCACAAGTCCAGAGTCCACGACTGTCTCCTTCACCTCAAGTGCAGAGTTCAAGACTGTCTCCTCCACCTCAAGTGCAGAgtccacatctgtctcctccaccTCAAGTTCAGAGTCCACATCGGTCTCCTCCAACTCCCTGAATCTGGAAGTGACATCCACTCCAGACTCCAGCTCCGGCTCCACAGGAGCAAACTCAGGCTCAGCCTCCCCAGAACCAGAAACAGCCTCTCTCCCCAGCTCTGGCTTCCCAGGTTCCGAGCCGACCACCATATCCCAATTCACGAGCTTGCTTCCACAAGGTTCACCTACCGTGTCCAGCCCTAGCCAGG atgCAGACAGCCTGTGGATCCCCACAGCACACAGGAACCCGGGCGTGGTGATCGCTGTCTGTCTGCTTGTGTCTGTCTTGCTGGTCGGCTCTGTGCTCACTGCCGTGAGACACTGTAACCGAGATGCAGCAGCTTTTCAGAATCTGGACACAGTATCCATG GGCAGCGTGAGCCAGAGGCTGCCATTTGCCGACCACCTACAGTCCTGA